From a single Deltaproteobacteria bacterium genomic region:
- a CDS encoding NAD(P)/FAD-dependent oxidoreductase: protein MRYLILGSGPAGIAAAKAARKLDKDAEVILATEEHAAPYLRPLLPDLVSGERELSGIADPQGKDLADLKVKLLGGKRARRVDAAKNRVTFSDGTEETYNFLCVATGGRPILPLALMGAPGSFLFLNSLGDAQRVRERAMRSDTTVVYGPGYLGIEAARAMRKLGNQVIWINPGLPRFGNPISGEVEARVTDQLRARGVKVHEGTEIADVIDVDGKNYEVVTAGGAAIRCHLIVVATERLPSIGFLEGSGVKAGAGVLVDEYLRTNVSNIYAAGDCAEVYDVNRRESRINFGWRSAIKQGQLAGENMAGGGKIYIKNAEDYFGLLYGTPLAERAGA from the coding sequence ATACCTGATCCTCGGAAGCGGTCCGGCGGGAATCGCCGCCGCGAAGGCCGCCCGAAAACTCGACAAGGACGCGGAGGTGATCCTCGCCACCGAGGAGCACGCCGCGCCGTACCTTCGCCCCCTGCTCCCCGACCTCGTCTCCGGCGAGCGGGAGCTGTCGGGCATCGCCGACCCGCAGGGGAAGGACCTCGCGGATCTCAAGGTGAAGCTCCTCGGCGGAAAGCGCGCGCGCCGCGTCGACGCGGCGAAGAACCGGGTGACCTTTTCCGACGGCACCGAGGAAACATACAATTTCCTGTGCGTCGCCACCGGTGGCCGTCCGATCCTCCCCCTCGCACTGATGGGCGCCCCCGGCTCCTTCCTCTTCCTCAACTCCCTCGGGGACGCGCAGCGGGTGCGGGAGCGCGCGATGCGGTCCGACACGACCGTCGTCTACGGCCCCGGCTACCTCGGCATCGAGGCGGCGCGGGCGATGCGCAAGCTGGGGAACCAGGTGATCTGGATCAACCCGGGGCTCCCCCGGTTCGGGAACCCGATCTCCGGGGAGGTCGAGGCGCGGGTCACCGACCAGCTTCGCGCCCGGGGCGTCAAGGTCCACGAAGGGACGGAGATCGCCGACGTGATCGACGTCGACGGGAAGAATTACGAAGTGGTGACGGCGGGGGGGGCGGCGATCCGATGCCACCTGATCGTGGTGGCCACCGAGCGGCTCCCCAGCATCGGCTTCCTCGAGGGGAGCGGCGTGAAGGCGGGCGCGGGCGTCCTGGTCGACGAGTACCTGCGCACGAACGTCAGCAACATCTACGCGGCGGGCGACTGCGCCGAGGTGTACGACGTCAACCGCCGGGAGAGCCGGATCAACTTCGGGTGGCGCAGCGCGATCAAGCAGGGGCAGCTCGCCGGCGAGAACATGGCCGGCGGCGGGAAGATCTACATCAAGAACGCCGAGGATTACTTCGGGCTGCTGTACGGGACGCCGCTGGCGGAGCGCGCCGGAGCGTAG